In Phragmites australis chromosome 17, lpPhrAust1.1, whole genome shotgun sequence, the following are encoded in one genomic region:
- the LOC133897354 gene encoding phytoene synthase 3, chloroplastic-like isoform X1 — translation MMSGNRAVRSTACARRQHHGRWSSDTAVFLAKVRYGGRRSLAPCSVRAVGSNTIGCLEAEQPWGGVALPSLQVAAPAPGDALAVPFEQRVHEVVLKQAALAAAAPRTSRMAAPETMAGGLKAAYDQCGEVCKEYAKTFYLATQLMTPERRRAIWAIYVWCRRTDELVDGPNAAHISALALDRWESRLEDIFAGRPYDMLDAALSDTVASFPVDIQPFRDMIEGMRMDLTKSRYRSFDELYLYCYYVAGTVGLMTVPVMGISPDSSAKTETVYKGALALGLANQLTNILRDVGEEYVSSLVSFQMSNLAVISDFSFLFRCLILQSSLMSVFVFTRTCASRVDSARRGRIYLPQDELEMAGLSEDDIFNSRVTDEWRSFMRGQITRARSFFRQAEEGATELNQESRWPVWASLLLYRQILDEIEANDCNNFTKRAYVPKAKKLMALPKAYLRSLMLPSSQTQSQRHYSSLT, via the exons ATGATGTCCGGCAACCGCGCGGTGAGGTCGACGGCGTGCGCGCGGCGGCAGCACCACGGCCGGTGGTCCTCGGACACAGCGGTGTTCTTGGCCAAGGTCAGGTACGGGGGGCGACGTAGCCTGGCGCCGTGCTCCGTGCGCGCCGTGGGTTCCAACACCATTGGCTGCCTCGAGGCCGAGCAGCCGTGGGGCGGCGTCGCGCTGCCGAGCCTGCAGGTCGCGGCTCCGGCGCCGGGGGACGCGCTCGCCGTGCCGTTCGAGCAGAGGGTGCACGAGGTCGTGCTGAAGCAGGCGGCGCTCGCGGCGGCGGCACCGAGGACGTCGCGGATGGCCGCGCCGGAGACGATGGCCGGCGGGCTGAAGGCGGCCTACGATCAGTGCGGGGAGGTCTGCAAGGAATACGCCAAGACATTCTACCTGG CGACGCAGCTGATGACCccggagaggaggagggcgatCTGGGCAATATACG TGTGGTGCAGGAGAACAGACGAGCTCGTCGATGGCCCGAACGCGGCCCACATCTCGGCCCTGGCGCTGGACCGGTGGGAGTCGCGGCTGGAGGACATCTTTGCCGGGCGCCCGTACGACATGCTCGACGCCGCCCTCTCCGACACCGTCGCCAGCTTCCCCGTCGACATCCAG CCGTTCAGGGACATGATCGAGGGGATGCGCATGGACCTGACCAAGTCCCGGTACAGGAGCTTCGATGAGCTCTACCTCTACTGCTACTACGTCGCCGGCACCGTCGGGCTGATGACGGTGCCGGTGATGGGCATCTCGCCGGACTCCAGCGCCAAGACCGAGACCGTCTACAAGGGGGCGCTGGCCCTTGGCCTGGCCAACCAGCTCACCAACATTCTCAGGGACGTCGGGGAGGAGTACGTCTCATCGCTTGTGTCATTTCAGATGTCTAATCTTGCAGTCATCTCTGATTTCAGTTTTCTTTTCAGATGTCTAATCTTGCAGTCATCTCTGATGTCAGTTTTCGTATTTACACGTACGTGTGCTTCACGTGTTGACAGCGCAAGAAGGGGAAGGATCTATCTCCCACAAGACGAGCTGGAGATGGCCGGCCTCTCCGAGGACGACATCTTCAACAGCCGTGTCACCGACGAGTGGAGAAGTTTCATGAGAGGTCAGATCACGAGGGCGAGATCGTTCTTCAGACAGGCCGAGGAAGGCGCGACCGAGCTCAATCAGGAGAGCCGATGGCCA GTGTGGGCTTCTCTGCTTCTGTACCGGCAAATCCTCGACGAGATCGAGGCGAACGACTGCAACAACTTCACGAAGAGAGCCTATGTTCCGAAGGCAAAGAAGCTCATGGCATTGCCTAAGGCTTACCTGAGATCACTGATGCTCCCCTCTTCTCAGACTCAGAGTCAGAGACACTACTCCAGCCTCACATAA
- the LOC133897354 gene encoding phytoene synthase 3, chloroplastic-like isoform X2 yields the protein MMSGNRAVRSTACARRQHHGRWSSDTAVFLAKVRYGGRRSLAPCSVRAVGSNTIGCLEAEQPWGGVALPSLQVAAPAPGDALAVPFEQRVHEVVLKQAALAAAAPRTSRMAAPETMAGGLKAAYDQCGEVCKEYAKTFYLATQLMTPERRRAIWAIYVWCRRTDELVDGPNAAHISALALDRWESRLEDIFAGRPYDMLDAALSDTVASFPVDIQPFRDMIEGMRMDLTKSRYRSFDELYLYCYYVAGTVGLMTVPVMGISPDSSAKTETVYKGALALGLANQLTNILRDVGEECLILQSSLMSVFVFTRTCASRVDSARRGRIYLPQDELEMAGLSEDDIFNSRVTDEWRSFMRGQITRARSFFRQAEEGATELNQESRWPVWASLLLYRQILDEIEANDCNNFTKRAYVPKAKKLMALPKAYLRSLMLPSSQTQSQRHYSSLT from the exons ATGATGTCCGGCAACCGCGCGGTGAGGTCGACGGCGTGCGCGCGGCGGCAGCACCACGGCCGGTGGTCCTCGGACACAGCGGTGTTCTTGGCCAAGGTCAGGTACGGGGGGCGACGTAGCCTGGCGCCGTGCTCCGTGCGCGCCGTGGGTTCCAACACCATTGGCTGCCTCGAGGCCGAGCAGCCGTGGGGCGGCGTCGCGCTGCCGAGCCTGCAGGTCGCGGCTCCGGCGCCGGGGGACGCGCTCGCCGTGCCGTTCGAGCAGAGGGTGCACGAGGTCGTGCTGAAGCAGGCGGCGCTCGCGGCGGCGGCACCGAGGACGTCGCGGATGGCCGCGCCGGAGACGATGGCCGGCGGGCTGAAGGCGGCCTACGATCAGTGCGGGGAGGTCTGCAAGGAATACGCCAAGACATTCTACCTGG CGACGCAGCTGATGACCccggagaggaggagggcgatCTGGGCAATATACG TGTGGTGCAGGAGAACAGACGAGCTCGTCGATGGCCCGAACGCGGCCCACATCTCGGCCCTGGCGCTGGACCGGTGGGAGTCGCGGCTGGAGGACATCTTTGCCGGGCGCCCGTACGACATGCTCGACGCCGCCCTCTCCGACACCGTCGCCAGCTTCCCCGTCGACATCCAG CCGTTCAGGGACATGATCGAGGGGATGCGCATGGACCTGACCAAGTCCCGGTACAGGAGCTTCGATGAGCTCTACCTCTACTGCTACTACGTCGCCGGCACCGTCGGGCTGATGACGGTGCCGGTGATGGGCATCTCGCCGGACTCCAGCGCCAAGACCGAGACCGTCTACAAGGGGGCGCTGGCCCTTGGCCTGGCCAACCAGCTCACCAACATTCTCAGGGACGTCGGGGAGGA ATGTCTAATCTTGCAGTCATCTCTGATGTCAGTTTTCGTATTTACACGTACGTGTGCTTCACGTGTTGACAGCGCAAGAAGGGGAAGGATCTATCTCCCACAAGACGAGCTGGAGATGGCCGGCCTCTCCGAGGACGACATCTTCAACAGCCGTGTCACCGACGAGTGGAGAAGTTTCATGAGAGGTCAGATCACGAGGGCGAGATCGTTCTTCAGACAGGCCGAGGAAGGCGCGACCGAGCTCAATCAGGAGAGCCGATGGCCA GTGTGGGCTTCTCTGCTTCTGTACCGGCAAATCCTCGACGAGATCGAGGCGAACGACTGCAACAACTTCACGAAGAGAGCCTATGTTCCGAAGGCAAAGAAGCTCATGGCATTGCCTAAGGCTTACCTGAGATCACTGATGCTCCCCTCTTCTCAGACTCAGAGTCAGAGACACTACTCCAGCCTCACATAA
- the LOC133897354 gene encoding phytoene synthase 3, chloroplastic-like isoform X5, translated as MMSGNRAVRSTACARRQHHGRWSSDTAVFLAKVRYGGRRSLAPCSVRAVGSNTIGCLEAEQPWGGVALPSLQVAAPAPGDALAVPFEQRVHEVVLKQAALAAAAPRTSRMAAPETMAGGLKAAYDQCGEVCKEYAKTFYLATQLMTPERRRAIWAIYVWCRRTDELVDGPNAAHISALALDRWESRLEDIFAGRPYDMLDAALSDTVASFPVDIQPFRDMIEGMRMDLTKSRYRSFDELYLYCYYVAGTVGLMTVPVMGISPDSSAKTETVYKGALALGLANQLTNILRDVGEDARRGRIYLPQDELEMAGLSEDDIFNSRVTDEWRSFMRGQITRARSFFRQAEEGATELNQESRWPVWASLLLYRQILDEIEANDCNNFTKRAYVPKAKKLMALPKAYLRSLMLPSSQTQSQRHYSSLT; from the exons ATGATGTCCGGCAACCGCGCGGTGAGGTCGACGGCGTGCGCGCGGCGGCAGCACCACGGCCGGTGGTCCTCGGACACAGCGGTGTTCTTGGCCAAGGTCAGGTACGGGGGGCGACGTAGCCTGGCGCCGTGCTCCGTGCGCGCCGTGGGTTCCAACACCATTGGCTGCCTCGAGGCCGAGCAGCCGTGGGGCGGCGTCGCGCTGCCGAGCCTGCAGGTCGCGGCTCCGGCGCCGGGGGACGCGCTCGCCGTGCCGTTCGAGCAGAGGGTGCACGAGGTCGTGCTGAAGCAGGCGGCGCTCGCGGCGGCGGCACCGAGGACGTCGCGGATGGCCGCGCCGGAGACGATGGCCGGCGGGCTGAAGGCGGCCTACGATCAGTGCGGGGAGGTCTGCAAGGAATACGCCAAGACATTCTACCTGG CGACGCAGCTGATGACCccggagaggaggagggcgatCTGGGCAATATACG TGTGGTGCAGGAGAACAGACGAGCTCGTCGATGGCCCGAACGCGGCCCACATCTCGGCCCTGGCGCTGGACCGGTGGGAGTCGCGGCTGGAGGACATCTTTGCCGGGCGCCCGTACGACATGCTCGACGCCGCCCTCTCCGACACCGTCGCCAGCTTCCCCGTCGACATCCAG CCGTTCAGGGACATGATCGAGGGGATGCGCATGGACCTGACCAAGTCCCGGTACAGGAGCTTCGATGAGCTCTACCTCTACTGCTACTACGTCGCCGGCACCGTCGGGCTGATGACGGTGCCGGTGATGGGCATCTCGCCGGACTCCAGCGCCAAGACCGAGACCGTCTACAAGGGGGCGCTGGCCCTTGGCCTGGCCAACCAGCTCACCAACATTCTCAGGGACGTCGGGGAGGA CGCAAGAAGGGGAAGGATCTATCTCCCACAAGACGAGCTGGAGATGGCCGGCCTCTCCGAGGACGACATCTTCAACAGCCGTGTCACCGACGAGTGGAGAAGTTTCATGAGAGGTCAGATCACGAGGGCGAGATCGTTCTTCAGACAGGCCGAGGAAGGCGCGACCGAGCTCAATCAGGAGAGCCGATGGCCA GTGTGGGCTTCTCTGCTTCTGTACCGGCAAATCCTCGACGAGATCGAGGCGAACGACTGCAACAACTTCACGAAGAGAGCCTATGTTCCGAAGGCAAAGAAGCTCATGGCATTGCCTAAGGCTTACCTGAGATCACTGATGCTCCCCTCTTCTCAGACTCAGAGTCAGAGACACTACTCCAGCCTCACATAA
- the LOC133897354 gene encoding phytoene synthase 3, chloroplastic-like isoform X3, with protein sequence MMSGNRAVRSTACARRQHHGRWSSDTAVFLAKVRYGGRRSLAPCSVRAVGSNTIGCLEAEQPWGGVALPSLQVAAPAPGDALAVPFEQRVHEVVLKQAALAAAAPRTSRMAAPETMAGGLKAAYDQCGEVCKEYAKTFYLVWCRRTDELVDGPNAAHISALALDRWESRLEDIFAGRPYDMLDAALSDTVASFPVDIQPFRDMIEGMRMDLTKSRYRSFDELYLYCYYVAGTVGLMTVPVMGISPDSSAKTETVYKGALALGLANQLTNILRDVGEECLILQSSLMSVFVFTRTCASRVDSARRGRIYLPQDELEMAGLSEDDIFNSRVTDEWRSFMRGQITRARSFFRQAEEGATELNQESRWPVWASLLLYRQILDEIEANDCNNFTKRAYVPKAKKLMALPKAYLRSLMLPSSQTQSQRHYSSLT encoded by the exons ATGATGTCCGGCAACCGCGCGGTGAGGTCGACGGCGTGCGCGCGGCGGCAGCACCACGGCCGGTGGTCCTCGGACACAGCGGTGTTCTTGGCCAAGGTCAGGTACGGGGGGCGACGTAGCCTGGCGCCGTGCTCCGTGCGCGCCGTGGGTTCCAACACCATTGGCTGCCTCGAGGCCGAGCAGCCGTGGGGCGGCGTCGCGCTGCCGAGCCTGCAGGTCGCGGCTCCGGCGCCGGGGGACGCGCTCGCCGTGCCGTTCGAGCAGAGGGTGCACGAGGTCGTGCTGAAGCAGGCGGCGCTCGCGGCGGCGGCACCGAGGACGTCGCGGATGGCCGCGCCGGAGACGATGGCCGGCGGGCTGAAGGCGGCCTACGATCAGTGCGGGGAGGTCTGCAAGGAATACGCCAAGACATTCTACCTGG TGTGGTGCAGGAGAACAGACGAGCTCGTCGATGGCCCGAACGCGGCCCACATCTCGGCCCTGGCGCTGGACCGGTGGGAGTCGCGGCTGGAGGACATCTTTGCCGGGCGCCCGTACGACATGCTCGACGCCGCCCTCTCCGACACCGTCGCCAGCTTCCCCGTCGACATCCAG CCGTTCAGGGACATGATCGAGGGGATGCGCATGGACCTGACCAAGTCCCGGTACAGGAGCTTCGATGAGCTCTACCTCTACTGCTACTACGTCGCCGGCACCGTCGGGCTGATGACGGTGCCGGTGATGGGCATCTCGCCGGACTCCAGCGCCAAGACCGAGACCGTCTACAAGGGGGCGCTGGCCCTTGGCCTGGCCAACCAGCTCACCAACATTCTCAGGGACGTCGGGGAGGA ATGTCTAATCTTGCAGTCATCTCTGATGTCAGTTTTCGTATTTACACGTACGTGTGCTTCACGTGTTGACAGCGCAAGAAGGGGAAGGATCTATCTCCCACAAGACGAGCTGGAGATGGCCGGCCTCTCCGAGGACGACATCTTCAACAGCCGTGTCACCGACGAGTGGAGAAGTTTCATGAGAGGTCAGATCACGAGGGCGAGATCGTTCTTCAGACAGGCCGAGGAAGGCGCGACCGAGCTCAATCAGGAGAGCCGATGGCCA GTGTGGGCTTCTCTGCTTCTGTACCGGCAAATCCTCGACGAGATCGAGGCGAACGACTGCAACAACTTCACGAAGAGAGCCTATGTTCCGAAGGCAAAGAAGCTCATGGCATTGCCTAAGGCTTACCTGAGATCACTGATGCTCCCCTCTTCTCAGACTCAGAGTCAGAGACACTACTCCAGCCTCACATAA
- the LOC133897354 gene encoding phytoene synthase 3, chloroplastic-like isoform X4, with protein sequence MMSGNRAVRSTACARRQHHGRWSSDTAVFLAKVRYGGRRSLAPCSVRAVGSNTIGCLEAEQPWGGVALPSLQVAAPAPGDALAVPFEQRVHEVVLKQAALAAAAPRTSRMAAPETMAGGLKAAYDQCGEVCKEYAKTFYLATQLMTPERRRAIWAIYVWCRRTDELVDGPNAAHISALALDRWESRLEDIFAGRPYDMLDAALSDTVASFPVDIQPFRDMIEGMRMDLTKSRYRSFDELYLYCYYVAGTVGLMTVPVMGISPDSSAKTETVYKGALALGLANQLTNILRDVGEECLILQSSLMSVFVFTRTCASRVDSARRGRIYLPQDELEMAGLSEDDIFNSRVTDEWRSFMRGQITRARSFFRQAEEGATELNQESRWPCLTSGVGFSASVPANPRRDRGERLQQLHEESLCSEGKEAHGIA encoded by the exons ATGATGTCCGGCAACCGCGCGGTGAGGTCGACGGCGTGCGCGCGGCGGCAGCACCACGGCCGGTGGTCCTCGGACACAGCGGTGTTCTTGGCCAAGGTCAGGTACGGGGGGCGACGTAGCCTGGCGCCGTGCTCCGTGCGCGCCGTGGGTTCCAACACCATTGGCTGCCTCGAGGCCGAGCAGCCGTGGGGCGGCGTCGCGCTGCCGAGCCTGCAGGTCGCGGCTCCGGCGCCGGGGGACGCGCTCGCCGTGCCGTTCGAGCAGAGGGTGCACGAGGTCGTGCTGAAGCAGGCGGCGCTCGCGGCGGCGGCACCGAGGACGTCGCGGATGGCCGCGCCGGAGACGATGGCCGGCGGGCTGAAGGCGGCCTACGATCAGTGCGGGGAGGTCTGCAAGGAATACGCCAAGACATTCTACCTGG CGACGCAGCTGATGACCccggagaggaggagggcgatCTGGGCAATATACG TGTGGTGCAGGAGAACAGACGAGCTCGTCGATGGCCCGAACGCGGCCCACATCTCGGCCCTGGCGCTGGACCGGTGGGAGTCGCGGCTGGAGGACATCTTTGCCGGGCGCCCGTACGACATGCTCGACGCCGCCCTCTCCGACACCGTCGCCAGCTTCCCCGTCGACATCCAG CCGTTCAGGGACATGATCGAGGGGATGCGCATGGACCTGACCAAGTCCCGGTACAGGAGCTTCGATGAGCTCTACCTCTACTGCTACTACGTCGCCGGCACCGTCGGGCTGATGACGGTGCCGGTGATGGGCATCTCGCCGGACTCCAGCGCCAAGACCGAGACCGTCTACAAGGGGGCGCTGGCCCTTGGCCTGGCCAACCAGCTCACCAACATTCTCAGGGACGTCGGGGAGGA ATGTCTAATCTTGCAGTCATCTCTGATGTCAGTTTTCGTATTTACACGTACGTGTGCTTCACGTGTTGACAGCGCAAGAAGGGGAAGGATCTATCTCCCACAAGACGAGCTGGAGATGGCCGGCCTCTCCGAGGACGACATCTTCAACAGCCGTGTCACCGACGAGTGGAGAAGTTTCATGAGAGGTCAGATCACGAGGGCGAGATCGTTCTTCAGACAGGCCGAGGAAGGCGCGACCGAGCTCAATCAGGAGAGCCGATGGCCA TGCCTGACCTCAGGTGTGGGCTTCTCTGCTTCTGTACCGGCAAATCCTCGACGAGATCGAGGCGAACGACTGCAACAACTTCACGAAGAGAGCCTATGTTCCGAAGGCAAAGAAGCTCATGGCATTGCCTAA